The DNA window CGCAGGTTTCACCTCGTTGTACTCGGCCGGATCGGCACGTATGCGAACAGAAGTCGTTGTCAAGCAAGCCATCGTTTCGGGGCAATTCGTGGGACCGCGCATGCGGAGTGCGTGTCCTGAGATCACAACGACGGGCGGGCTCGGCGACGTCCGGAAGATGCACAAGGATGGCGATCTGATGAACACGATCGCCGACGGCGCAGATGCTGTGCGGGCAGCGGTACGAACTGCGATTCGCGAAGGTGTCGACACCATCAAGATGAACCTGTCCAGTGACGACTTCCAAAAGATCGGTGATGGCAAGCTCACGACGTACGACGACTACGAGATTGCCGGCGGCGTGAAGATCGCGCATGACAACGGCGTTTTTCTAGCCTGTCATGCGCGCTCCGACGACTCGGTTCGGCTCGCGCTGCGTCATGGATTCCGGTCGATCTATCACTGCGACTACGTCGAGGGTGAAACCTTCGATCTACTCGAGGAACAAAAGGACCACATCTTTCTTGCACCGGCTATCGGCGTCACATACACCACCGCGTACGAAGCAGCACCTTGGGGTATCGATCAGCAAACGGCTACCGTCATGCACCAGTTCGAGATGTTGGACAACTTCCCTAAGGTGTACGGGGAGATCAGAAAGCGCGGCATCCGCTTCATGCCCGGTGGAGACTACGGTTTCGCTTGGAACCCGATCGGCACCAACGCTCGCGACTTCGAACATTTCGTCGAGATGCTGGGCATGAGCCCCGCCGAGGTCTTGATGGCAGCGACAAAATGGGGCGGCGAGTTGATGGCTATCGACCAACTCGGACTGCTCCGCGAAGGTTGGCTCGCGGATTTCATTATCGTTGACGGCGATCCTCTCGAAGATGTCCGGATTCTGCAAGATCATGACAACGTCGTCCTAGTTGTCAAGGGCGGGGACATCGTCAAGCTGAACATGCACTACTTCAACCCTGAGACCGCCGACCGAGGTGCCCGCTCGATCACAGCCAGTGGCCCGAACCTTGGTGCGTTTCCAGAGCGCGTCCGCGAGGCGACATCACTGATCACCGCATCGACCTTGGCGACGTCAGGAGGAAGCTCGAATGCCTGATGGCATTGCGGTAGAAATCGTTGGGACCGGCCCATCGATACTCATGATTCACGGTCTGGGCGCCACGTCGAACTCTTTTGAGCCGCTCGTGAGTACACTCAGCCGAAGCTTCACCGTGATTCGTCCCGATTTGCGAGGCTCAGGCAGAAGCGTCACCGCAGGGGAAGTATCTGTGGCGGCACACGTCTCGGACATGACCGCTCTTCTCGATGAGCACGGTACCGATAAGGCGCACGTGGTGGGTTGGTCTTATGGTTCGATTATCGCCCAGCAGTTGGCCGCATTGCACCCGGACCGTGTCGATAGCCTT is part of the Rhodococcus sovatensis genome and encodes:
- a CDS encoding amidohydrolase family protein, with amino-acid sequence MQRTLLTNVNIFDGTGSPSFPGEILIDGDRIARVEKGRGSIIPDGDVQVIDGRGGLLMPGLVEPHAHMTYNNLATVAEQGDLPPEETLLLTLKNTQLMLDAGFTSLYSAGSARMRTEVVVKQAIVSGQFVGPRMRSACPEITTTGGLGDVRKMHKDGDLMNTIADGADAVRAAVRTAIREGVDTIKMNLSSDDFQKIGDGKLTTYDDYEIAGGVKIAHDNGVFLACHARSDDSVRLALRHGFRSIYHCDYVEGETFDLLEEQKDHIFLAPAIGVTYTTAYEAAPWGIDQQTATVMHQFEMLDNFPKVYGEIRKRGIRFMPGGDYGFAWNPIGTNARDFEHFVEMLGMSPAEVLMAATKWGGELMAIDQLGLLREGWLADFIIVDGDPLEDVRILQDHDNVVLVVKGGDIVKLNMHYFNPETADRGARSITASGPNLGAFPERVREATSLITASTLATSGGSSNA